GCGGATCAGCCGTGGCAAACAGAAAATCAAGGCGGCCGGCGCGCGTTTCCAGCTGCCGCCGGCGGCCGAGCTGGCCGAGCGGCTGCGGATCGTCCTGCACGTTTTGTACCTGATTTTCAACGAAGGCTACACGGCGACCTCCGGAAAGTCGTTGCACCGTGTCGAACTGACCGCCGAGGCGATCCGGCTGACCCGGGCCGTACGCGCACAGCTTCCGGACGACGGCGAGGTTTCCGGCCTGCTGGCACTGATGTTGCTGACCGACGCGCGACGGCCGGCCCGTACGCGCGCCGACGGCAGCCTCGTGCCACTGGCCGAGCAGGACCGCACTTTGTGGGACTCCGCGGCGATTTCCGAAGGCGTCGCGCTGGTCGAGCGTACGCTCGCGTCCGCGCCGCTAGGCCCGTATCAGCTCCAGGCCGCCATCGCCGCCATCCACGACGAGGCCCCGCGTGCCGAGGACACCGACTGGACGCAGATCGTGGCACTTTACGAGTTGCTGGAACGGATGGCGCCCAACCCGATGGTGCGGCTCAACCACGCCGTCGCGGTGGCGATGGTCTCCGGACCGCGCGCCGGGCTGGAGCTGCTGGCGCCACTGGAGGCCGACAGCCGGCTGGTCGAGCACCACCGCCTCGACGCCGTACGCGCCCACCTGCACGAGATGGCCGGTGACCTCGCCGCCGCGCGGCGGCTCTACGAACAGGCGGCGCGGCGTACGACCAGCATCCCCGAACAGCGCTATCTGGAGTCCAAAGCCGCCGCGATTCCCTAGAACAGGTGTACGATCGTACATATGTTGCAGGCGAGTCTGTTCGACGAGGCGGTGGTCGGCCTTGGGTCGCTGGCCGGCGTACGCCGCACGGCGCTGAGCCGCGGCGCCTGGGTCGACGTGCTGCCGGGCTGGCTGACCGGCGCCGACGTGCTGTTCGAGCGGCTGCTGCGGGACGTG
The nucleotide sequence above comes from Fodinicola acaciae. Encoded proteins:
- a CDS encoding RNA polymerase sigma factor — translated: MTPASLRQIEDLLRQLAPRVLGTLVRRYGAFDACEDAVQEALLAAAQKWKADGIPESPRGWLVTVAARRLTDQIRSEVARQRREAAVALMEDAATPVPYDSDDTLTLLFLCCHPALSAASQIALTLRAVGGLTTGEIARAYMVPDSTMGQRISRGKQKIKAAGARFQLPPAAELAERLRIVLHVLYLIFNEGYTATSGKSLHRVELTAEAIRLTRAVRAQLPDDGEVSGLLALMLLTDARRPARTRADGSLVPLAEQDRTLWDSAAISEGVALVERTLASAPLGPYQLQAAIAAIHDEAPRAEDTDWTQIVALYELLERMAPNPMVRLNHAVAVAMVSGPRAGLELLAPLEADSRLVEHHRLDAVRAHLHEMAGDLAAARRLYEQAARRTTSIPEQRYLESKAAAIP